The following are from one region of the Hemitrygon akajei chromosome 31, sHemAka1.3, whole genome shotgun sequence genome:
- the LOC140719153 gene encoding myosin regulatory light chain 11, producing the protein MAPKRAKKRASAEGSSNVFSMFDQTQIQEFKEAFTVIDQNRDGIISKDDLAGTFAAMGRMNVKNDELEAMIKEASGPINFTVFLTMFGEKLKGADPEDVIMAAFKILDPDGVGTIKKAFLEELLTTQCDRFSQEEMKNLWAAFPADVAGNVDYKNICYVITHGEEKEGD; encoded by the exons ATG GCACCAAAGAGGGCAAAGAAGCGAGCGTCCGCCGAGGGGTCATCCAACGTCTTCTCCATGTTCGACCAGACCCAGATCCAGGAATTCAAGGAG GCGTTCACGGTCATTGACCAGAACAGAGATGGGATCATCAGTAAAGACGACCTCGCTGGGACCTTCGCCGCAATGG GCCGGATGAATGTGAAGAACGATGAGCTGGAGGCGATGATCAAGGAGGCCAGCGGCCCCATCAACTTCACCGTCTTCCTCACCATGTTCGGGGAGAAGCTGAAAG GTGCCGACCCAGAGGATGTCATCATGGCCGCCTTCAAAATCCTGGACCCCGATGGTGTTGGAACCATCAAGAAGGCCTT CCTCGAAGAACTTCTCACCACCCAGTGCGACAGGTTCAGCCAGGAAGAG ATGAAAAATCTCTGGGCCGCCTTCCCTGCGGACGTGGCCGGTAACGTGGACTACAAGAACATCTGCTACGTCATCACGCACGGcgaggagaaggaaggagattaa